A portion of the Microbulbifer agarilyticus genome contains these proteins:
- the ppc gene encoding phosphoenolpyruvate carboxylase — protein sequence MDQDQNAPLREDVRLLGEELGSVLRGQAGEALFDTVETIRQVAVESRGQGEMPVGKLRELLDPLDDETLLEVARAFSQFLNLANIAELRHRERLRRQHERFPGDPDTDRGLRQVLEELKKSNVAPEQVRQVLADLSVELVLTAHPTEVTRRTLIRKYDQMADLLTGLDRPDCTPEEAERLRRLLREQMLSAWCTDEIRRERPTPVDEAKWGFATIEQSLWQAIPQGMREIEDELALAGIEPLPADWVPIRFASWMGGDRDGNPNVTAKVTRRVLNLARWMAADLYLRDVENLLADLSMHRASEELLAHTGPSHEPYRLLLRAVRDRLRNTRELMEARVNGAAEPKGEVYTSSDELYEPLSLIDRSLREVGLAAIAGGQLKDTLRRLNGFGITLLKLDIRQESTRHATAIDAVTRFLDLGSYAEWGEKVKQKFLLEELESRRPLINGAFYQSEFCTDEVREVLDTCKVIAEQGSEGLGAYVISMARTSSDVLAVMLLQKIAGVREPMRVVPLFETLDDLNNAFDTMHALLEIPFYRERVKAGQEVMIGYSDSAKDAGFLGAAWAQFRAQEALTRIFKEHGIPLTLFHGRGGSISRGGSPTRMALMSQPPGSVAGRIRVTEQGEMIRFKYGRPSVAAYNLEQYIAATLEATLLPPAEPRPEWRAEMDRLTQASVGAYREVVRDDPALVSYLRTVTPETELSRLALGSRPARRKPGGGVETLRAIPWVFAWTQMRLMLPAWLGTGAALETGLENAPDTLRTMSEQWPFFQTVVDMLEMVLAKSDTRVALWYEERLTDDPELQRLGVELRSRLDRTVAALSELTGRESLLDNNPVMRWSIRVRDPYTDPLHLLQAELMARLRTREEDPVLESALMVTIAGIAAGMRNTG from the coding sequence ATGGACCAAGATCAAAATGCACCGTTGCGGGAAGATGTTCGCCTTCTCGGCGAAGAGCTGGGAAGCGTATTGCGCGGCCAGGCTGGCGAAGCATTGTTCGATACCGTGGAGACCATTCGCCAGGTCGCGGTGGAGAGCCGCGGCCAGGGTGAAATGCCTGTAGGTAAATTACGAGAGCTGCTCGATCCTCTGGATGATGAGACCCTGCTGGAAGTGGCTCGTGCCTTTAGCCAGTTCCTGAACCTCGCCAATATCGCCGAGTTGCGCCACCGCGAGCGCCTGCGTCGCCAGCACGAGCGTTTCCCTGGTGATCCGGATACCGACCGTGGCCTGCGTCAGGTGTTGGAAGAACTGAAGAAGTCCAACGTAGCCCCCGAGCAGGTTCGTCAGGTGCTGGCCGATTTGTCCGTGGAGCTGGTACTGACTGCACACCCGACCGAGGTGACGCGCCGCACCCTGATTCGCAAATACGACCAGATGGCGGATCTGTTGACCGGCCTCGATCGCCCGGATTGCACACCGGAAGAGGCCGAGCGCCTGCGCCGTCTGTTGCGCGAGCAGATGTTGTCGGCCTGGTGCACCGATGAAATCCGCCGCGAGCGCCCGACGCCGGTCGATGAGGCCAAGTGGGGCTTCGCCACCATCGAGCAGTCTCTATGGCAGGCAATCCCCCAGGGGATGCGCGAAATTGAAGACGAGCTGGCGCTCGCCGGTATTGAGCCGTTGCCCGCAGATTGGGTTCCTATTCGCTTTGCATCCTGGATGGGTGGTGACCGAGACGGTAACCCCAATGTCACCGCCAAGGTTACCCGTCGGGTCCTGAACCTGGCGCGCTGGATGGCGGCCGATCTATATCTGCGCGATGTGGAAAACCTCCTCGCAGACCTCTCCATGCACCGCGCCAGTGAAGAGTTGCTGGCGCACACCGGGCCCAGCCACGAGCCCTACCGGTTGCTGTTGCGTGCGGTGCGCGATCGCCTGCGCAATACCCGTGAATTGATGGAAGCGCGCGTGAACGGTGCGGCGGAGCCTAAAGGGGAGGTGTATACCTCAAGTGACGAGTTGTATGAGCCTTTAAGCCTGATTGATCGCTCGCTGCGTGAAGTGGGGCTGGCGGCCATCGCTGGTGGGCAGTTGAAAGATACGCTGCGTCGCCTCAATGGTTTTGGCATCACTCTGTTGAAGCTGGATATTCGCCAGGAGTCCACCCGTCACGCCACGGCGATCGACGCCGTCACCCGTTTCCTTGATCTCGGCAGTTATGCCGAATGGGGTGAGAAGGTAAAGCAGAAGTTTCTGCTGGAAGAATTGGAAAGTCGCCGCCCGCTGATCAACGGTGCCTTCTACCAGAGTGAGTTCTGTACTGACGAAGTGCGCGAGGTGCTCGATACCTGCAAGGTAATTGCGGAGCAGGGTTCAGAGGGTCTCGGTGCCTACGTCATTTCCATGGCTCGCACTTCCTCCGATGTGCTCGCAGTCATGCTGCTGCAAAAGATTGCTGGCGTGCGTGAGCCCATGCGCGTGGTGCCGCTGTTCGAGACGCTGGACGACTTGAACAATGCGTTCGACACCATGCATGCGCTGTTGGAAATCCCTTTCTACCGCGAGCGGGTTAAGGCGGGCCAGGAAGTGATGATCGGCTATTCCGATTCCGCCAAGGATGCCGGCTTCCTTGGTGCCGCTTGGGCGCAGTTCCGCGCGCAGGAAGCGCTCACTCGTATATTCAAGGAGCACGGGATTCCGTTGACCCTGTTCCACGGTCGCGGCGGTTCCATCTCCCGCGGTGGCTCTCCCACCCGCATGGCACTGATGTCGCAGCCGCCGGGCTCTGTAGCCGGGCGCATTCGCGTTACCGAGCAGGGAGAAATGATTCGCTTCAAATACGGGCGCCCATCGGTTGCCGCCTACAACCTGGAGCAATATATCGCTGCAACTCTGGAAGCGACGCTGCTGCCGCCGGCAGAGCCGCGCCCGGAATGGCGCGCGGAGATGGATCGATTGACTCAGGCCTCGGTGGGGGCGTATCGCGAAGTGGTGCGAGATGACCCGGCACTGGTGTCCTATCTGCGTACCGTTACTCCGGAAACCGAGCTCAGCCGCCTGGCGTTGGGCAGTCGCCCGGCGCGCCGCAAGCCCGGGGGTGGTGTGGAAACCCTGCGTGCAATTCCCTGGGTATTTGCCTGGACCCAGATGCGCCTGATGCTGCCGGCCTGGCTGGGTACTGGCGCGGCACTGGAAACCGGCCTGGAAAATGCGCCGGATACGCTGCGTACCATGAGCGAGCAGTGGCCCTTCTTTCAGACCGTGGTGGATATGCTGGAAATGGTACTGGCCAAGTCCGACACCCGCGTGGCCCTGTGGTACGAAGAGCGCCTTACCGACGACCCAGAGCTACAGCGCCTCGGCGTCGAGCTGCGCAGCCGCCTGGACCGCACCGTCGCGGCCCTGAGCGAATTAACTGGTCGCGAAAGTTTGCTGGATAACAACCCGGTGATGCGCTGGTCCATCCGCGTGCGCGACCCTTATACCGACCCGCTGCACTTGTTGCAGGCGGAATTGATGGCGCGTCTGCGTACCCGTGAGGAAGACCCGGTGCTGGAAAGTGCGCTGATGGTGACGATTGCGGGAATTGCGGCAGGTATGCGTAATACGGGTTAA
- the rnr gene encoding ribonuclease R: MNQDKTNPSAISDDPHAEREAEKYEKPVPSREFLLDVLEQQPGPVAWEAVADLLSIDDEDRREGVRRRLIAMSRDGQIASNRAGDFGVLDKMSLVRGRVIGHRDGFGFVSAGDGGDDLFLSHRQMRKVFDGDEVLARETPGGFRGKREGAVVRVIKHNTQQLAGRLYREDGVCFVRPDNPRMTLDVLVAEGKCADAQSGQYVVVNITTQPGRNNLPQGEVAEILGDHLAPGMEIDVAIRNYGIPHSWPAAVQTQTDTIADEVLEEDKAARIDLRQLPLVTIDGEDARDFDDAVYCEVLPDGNWKLLVAIADVSHYVQINTALDQEAHQRGNSVYFPDFVVPMLPEKLSNGLCSLNPHVDRLCMVCEMHIDPSGNILNFQFFEGLMRSHARFTYTQVGEMVEERDNRDSGVRKQFAALAPHIDNLHDLYGALRGARDRRGAIDFETTETRIMFDAARKIERIVPVQRNDAHKMIEECMLAANVCAAELMELAELPALYRVHDIPKQERLENLREYLGELGLRLEGGSEPQPSHYQELLSQADGRPDFHIIQTMLLRSMNQAVYQPENRGHFGLDYRAYAHFTSPIRRYPDLLLHRGLRWLVRNGSANPAAVAKKVRQAPGAQVMEREQILPYTAVAMVELGEHCSMTERRADDATRDVVSWLKCEYLQDHVGEVYRGVISAVTGFGLFVELEDLYVEGLIHVTALPKDYYHFEQAQQRLVGERSGTRFHLGDGVTVQVARVDLEERKVDFTFVELHPRPSYQTPKYRKPKADKKADKKSDKESRKQDDSKVSKQAVKNSVTGEPTSAPDVENKAKKAAKKSRSGEESTQVSGRAMEMAVEFQAERQRRGKHDFSKEAEKASPWGGGLKTKRTDKVEDEPRPIRKRKVGSDDAEVVPPSEEIVSETEAGEESPPKKRRPKKTPPRKGGKRPAVAARKAAQKAEKAEAEQRAAKKAAKKKLKKKLAKKSGGKK, encoded by the coding sequence TTGAATCAAGATAAAACCAACCCCTCTGCGATCTCGGATGATCCTCATGCCGAGCGCGAGGCGGAGAAATACGAAAAACCCGTTCCCAGCCGCGAGTTTCTTCTCGATGTGCTGGAGCAGCAGCCAGGCCCCGTAGCCTGGGAAGCGGTAGCGGACCTGCTCTCGATTGACGATGAAGATCGCCGCGAGGGTGTGCGCCGTCGCTTGATTGCCATGAGCCGAGACGGACAGATCGCCAGCAACCGCGCTGGGGATTTCGGTGTGCTCGATAAAATGAGCCTGGTACGCGGTCGCGTAATCGGTCACCGCGACGGCTTCGGCTTTGTGTCCGCGGGCGACGGCGGCGACGACCTGTTCCTGTCTCACCGCCAGATGCGCAAAGTATTTGATGGCGACGAAGTGCTGGCTCGGGAAACTCCCGGCGGCTTCCGCGGCAAGCGCGAGGGCGCGGTGGTGCGGGTAATCAAGCACAACACCCAGCAGCTGGCCGGACGCCTGTATCGCGAAGACGGCGTTTGCTTTGTGCGCCCGGATAACCCGCGTATGACCCTCGACGTATTGGTCGCGGAAGGCAAGTGTGCCGATGCACAAAGTGGCCAGTATGTGGTGGTGAATATCACCACCCAGCCGGGCCGCAATAATTTGCCGCAGGGTGAGGTTGCGGAAATTCTCGGCGACCACCTTGCCCCGGGGATGGAAATCGACGTTGCCATTCGCAACTACGGTATTCCCCATAGCTGGCCCGCCGCGGTACAGACGCAAACCGACACAATCGCCGATGAGGTGCTGGAAGAAGACAAGGCGGCGCGCATTGATCTGCGCCAGCTGCCGCTGGTCACCATCGACGGTGAAGATGCGCGGGATTTTGACGATGCCGTCTACTGTGAAGTGCTGCCGGATGGCAATTGGAAACTGCTGGTCGCCATTGCCGATGTATCTCATTACGTGCAGATCAATACTGCGCTGGACCAGGAAGCCCACCAGCGTGGCAACTCGGTGTATTTCCCTGACTTTGTTGTGCCGATGCTGCCGGAGAAACTCTCCAACGGTTTGTGCTCACTGAATCCGCATGTGGATCGCCTGTGTATGGTGTGTGAAATGCACATCGATCCGTCCGGCAATATCCTCAACTTCCAGTTCTTTGAAGGCCTGATGCGCAGCCACGCGCGCTTTACCTATACCCAGGTTGGGGAAATGGTTGAGGAGCGGGATAACCGCGATAGTGGTGTTCGCAAGCAGTTTGCCGCACTTGCGCCACACATCGACAACCTGCACGACCTTTACGGTGCGCTGCGCGGTGCGCGCGATCGCCGCGGTGCCATCGATTTCGAAACCACAGAAACGCGGATCATGTTCGACGCTGCGCGGAAGATCGAGCGCATCGTGCCGGTGCAGCGCAACGACGCGCACAAGATGATCGAAGAGTGCATGCTTGCCGCCAATGTGTGTGCGGCTGAGCTGATGGAGCTGGCGGAGTTGCCAGCGCTGTACCGCGTGCACGACATTCCCAAGCAGGAGCGGCTGGAAAACCTGCGCGAATACCTTGGCGAGCTGGGCTTGCGTCTGGAAGGGGGTAGTGAGCCCCAGCCCAGCCACTACCAGGAATTGCTTTCGCAAGCAGACGGTCGCCCGGATTTCCATATTATCCAGACTATGTTGCTGCGCTCGATGAACCAAGCGGTGTATCAGCCGGAGAATCGCGGTCATTTCGGGCTCGATTATCGCGCTTATGCACACTTCACCTCGCCGATTCGTCGTTACCCGGATCTGCTGCTGCACCGCGGGCTGCGCTGGCTGGTGCGCAATGGCAGCGCCAATCCGGCAGCGGTGGCAAAGAAAGTGCGCCAGGCACCCGGTGCCCAGGTAATGGAGCGCGAGCAGATTTTGCCGTACACCGCCGTTGCCATGGTGGAGTTGGGAGAGCACTGCTCGATGACCGAGCGCCGTGCCGACGACGCAACCCGCGACGTGGTCAGCTGGCTCAAGTGTGAATACTTGCAGGACCATGTGGGTGAGGTGTACCGCGGTGTTATCAGCGCGGTAACCGGCTTTGGCTTGTTTGTGGAACTGGAAGATCTCTATGTGGAGGGTCTGATCCATGTCACTGCCTTGCCAAAGGACTACTACCACTTCGAACAGGCGCAACAGCGCCTTGTCGGAGAGCGCAGCGGTACGCGTTTTCATCTAGGTGATGGAGTGACCGTGCAGGTGGCACGTGTGGATCTTGAGGAGCGTAAAGTCGATTTCACATTTGTCGAATTGCATCCGCGCCCCAGCTACCAGACACCCAAGTATCGCAAGCCTAAAGCCGATAAAAAGGCTGATAAAAAGTCAGACAAAGAATCCCGTAAGCAAGATGACAGCAAGGTTAGTAAACAAGCCGTGAAGAACAGTGTTACCGGTGAGCCGACATCGGCGCCAGATGTGGAAAACAAGGCGAAGAAAGCGGCGAAAAAATCCCGTTCCGGAGAGGAATCAACTCAGGTCAGTGGCCGCGCGATGGAAATGGCAGTGGAGTTTCAGGCCGAGCGCCAACGTCGTGGCAAGCACGACTTTAGCAAAGAGGCGGAAAAGGCCAGCCCCTGGGGTGGTGGACTGAAAACCAAGCGCACCGACAAGGTTGAAGATGAGCCGCGTCCGATTCGTAAGCGCAAGGTGGGCAGCGATGACGCTGAGGTAGTGCCGCCATCAGAAGAGATCGTTTCCGAAACGGAAGCCGGCGAAGAGTCTCCACCGAAAAAGCGTCGCCCGAAGAAAACACCACCGCGCAAAGGTGGCAAGCGTCCGGCAGTAGCCGCGCGCAAAGCTGCGCAGAAAGCAGAAAAGGCCGAAGCAGAGCAGCGTGCAGCCAAGAAAGCAGCGAAGAAAAAGCTGAAGAAAAAACTGGCGAAGAAATCAGGTGGGAAGAAATAA
- the rlmB gene encoding 23S rRNA (guanosine(2251)-2'-O)-methyltransferase RlmB, translating to MAQQLVYGLHAVQALLKSSPQQVQELLLLRGRRDQKLQKIIRQAEQNEIVIRFVDRRALDEKVADEGNHQGAVAICVGDTKIYDEQFLKSLLKDLDTNGEAPFLLILDGVTDPHNLGACLRSADAAGVHAVIAPKDKAAGLTPTARKVACGAAEVLPFITVTNLARTLQMLQQAGVWIYGAAGEAEQDVYQSSLTGPLALVMGAEGPGLRRLTRENCDHLIKIPMAGEVSSLNVSVATGVCLFEAVRQRRNG from the coding sequence GTGGCTCAGCAATTGGTTTATGGCTTGCACGCGGTGCAGGCCCTGTTAAAAAGTTCGCCCCAACAGGTGCAGGAGCTACTGCTGTTGCGCGGCCGCCGCGATCAAAAACTGCAGAAAATTATTCGTCAGGCGGAACAGAACGAAATCGTGATTCGCTTCGTGGATCGCCGTGCGCTGGATGAAAAAGTTGCCGATGAGGGTAACCACCAGGGCGCGGTGGCCATCTGTGTGGGTGATACCAAGATTTATGATGAGCAGTTCCTGAAGTCCTTGCTGAAAGACCTGGATACTAATGGCGAAGCGCCTTTCCTGTTGATCCTCGATGGGGTTACCGACCCGCACAACCTGGGCGCCTGTCTGCGCTCCGCGGATGCGGCCGGCGTGCATGCAGTCATTGCGCCCAAGGATAAAGCCGCGGGTCTCACGCCGACGGCGCGCAAGGTGGCCTGCGGGGCCGCCGAAGTGTTGCCGTTTATTACTGTCACCAATCTGGCGCGTACGCTGCAAATGTTGCAGCAAGCCGGTGTGTGGATATACGGCGCTGCCGGTGAGGCAGAACAGGATGTGTACCAGTCTTCTCTGACCGGGCCGCTAGCGCTGGTGATGGGTGCCGAAGGTCCTGGCTTGCGTCGTCTGACGCGGGAAAACTGCGATCACCTGATCAAAATCCCCATGGCGGGTGAGGTTAGCAGCCTGAACGTTTCTGTTGCCACAGGTGTTTGCCTGTTTGAGGCTGTGCGACAGCGTCGGAACGGTTAA
- a CDS encoding tetratricopeptide repeat protein, producing the protein MREFIKLFVLITMLVLVSVFGPARLAAAELSSAAGAFKSGDYPRALALFQQMEQAGDQTARLKFNLGVTLYKLGRYAEASEYFWLLVPEPKWRDLAEYNLGLMASRQGDPALAARYFRRVSEHADSPKLQRLAALQLGASTERASAPRPWLAMASVNGGFDNNPYAVKTELLGEDAVGDDNFLELFAWGQYRLAGSDIDGWRLQGYGFTRRYSELDSLNLGSLSASLIRDSRWRGWQLETGGGGEQVSLGGEQVSRQLQLTARAARAFGAVRVQLSYIPAYYSGGERYGYLDGWRQRFSARARRNTLGADLGIYYLYDSNDREDLQQAAGDYYSYSPARHAFGSDVRWRFLSRWELRAGLEYRYSVYDGTNRVSDSSGELLEYERESDRVKSWVSTRYRLTPRLSLDGKLLRIDNRENREIYDYDKTELSLGVSYVF; encoded by the coding sequence ATGCGCGAGTTTATCAAGTTGTTTGTGCTGATCACCATGTTGGTGCTGGTGTCGGTGTTTGGTCCCGCGCGGCTGGCTGCGGCGGAGTTGTCCAGCGCCGCAGGCGCGTTTAAGAGTGGTGATTATCCTCGTGCGCTGGCCCTGTTCCAGCAAATGGAGCAGGCCGGCGATCAAACTGCGCGGCTGAAGTTCAATCTCGGGGTCACTCTCTACAAATTGGGCCGCTACGCCGAGGCGTCCGAATATTTTTGGTTATTGGTGCCAGAGCCCAAGTGGCGTGATTTGGCAGAATATAACCTTGGGCTGATGGCGAGCAGGCAGGGCGATCCAGCGCTTGCTGCGCGCTACTTTCGCCGGGTGAGTGAGCACGCAGATTCGCCCAAGCTGCAACGCCTTGCGGCGCTCCAGCTGGGAGCCAGTACGGAGCGTGCATCAGCGCCGCGTCCCTGGCTTGCCATGGCCAGTGTCAACGGCGGCTTCGACAACAACCCTTACGCGGTGAAGACCGAGTTACTGGGCGAAGATGCGGTCGGCGATGACAACTTCCTCGAGCTATTTGCCTGGGGGCAGTACCGCCTTGCCGGTAGCGACATCGATGGCTGGCGATTGCAGGGCTACGGTTTTACCCGGCGCTACAGTGAGCTGGACAGCCTGAATCTGGGAAGCCTCAGTGCTTCGCTAATTCGCGATAGCCGCTGGCGAGGATGGCAGCTGGAGACCGGCGGTGGCGGCGAGCAGGTTTCCCTCGGCGGTGAGCAGGTGAGCCGGCAGTTGCAGCTGACCGCGCGGGCCGCGCGGGCGTTCGGCGCAGTGCGGGTACAGCTGTCTTATATCCCCGCCTACTACTCCGGTGGTGAGCGTTACGGCTATCTCGATGGCTGGCGGCAGCGCTTCTCGGCGCGCGCGCGCCGCAATACGCTCGGCGCGGACCTCGGTATCTATTACCTGTATGACAGCAATGATCGCGAGGATTTACAGCAGGCGGCGGGGGACTATTACAGTTACTCACCCGCGCGCCACGCTTTCGGCAGCGATGTGCGCTGGCGCTTTCTCAGCCGCTGGGAGTTGCGCGCTGGCCTGGAGTATCGCTATAGCGTGTATGACGGAACCAATCGGGTCAGTGACAGCAGCGGCGAGTTGCTCGAATACGAACGCGAGTCGGATAGAGTGAAATCCTGGGTGTCGACCCGCTATCGGCTGACACCGCGGTTGAGCCTCGATGGCAAGCTACTGCGCATCGACAATCGGGAGAATCGTGAGATTTACGACTACGACAAGACGGAGCTGAGCCTTGGTGTCAGTTACGTGTTCTGA
- a CDS encoding alpha/beta fold hydrolase — MQPHTINLPFHGFNVPLTLCSPPNQSHARPLVLVAPALGVPAIKYQQLLTTLGERGYQTAIYEMPGTGKSTPHPRRGNDYGYSDLVFELIPEVLQALKSTLGHGPALMLGHSIGGQTMTLAARAGLTGDARVVSVAAGHLDCRSWRGPTRLAIMGAALAAHTSTRLLGYFPGRQMRFGGREAATLMRDWGNGILRGRFAPEARIPKQATLAHRPLHLCIKGDPFAPVGATRRLAALVQGEVREVAPTFPHGNPHLSWIKNPEPVVEIIEQWIEGDSAPDVIQA, encoded by the coding sequence GTGCAGCCCCATACCATCAACCTGCCCTTTCACGGGTTCAATGTGCCGCTGACACTATGTAGTCCGCCCAATCAGTCACACGCCCGACCTCTGGTACTGGTGGCGCCGGCACTCGGCGTGCCGGCGATCAAGTACCAGCAACTGCTCACCACACTGGGTGAGCGCGGGTACCAGACCGCGATCTACGAGATGCCGGGCACCGGCAAAAGTACACCGCACCCCAGACGGGGCAACGACTACGGCTACAGCGATCTGGTTTTCGAGCTGATCCCCGAGGTTTTGCAGGCACTGAAAAGCACTCTCGGCCACGGCCCAGCACTAATGCTGGGCCACAGCATCGGCGGGCAGACCATGACCTTGGCCGCCCGGGCCGGGTTAACCGGGGATGCGCGGGTGGTGAGCGTGGCGGCGGGCCACCTGGATTGCCGCAGTTGGCGCGGACCTACCCGTCTGGCGATTATGGGCGCGGCACTGGCTGCGCACACCAGTACCCGCCTGCTCGGCTATTTCCCCGGACGGCAGATGCGCTTTGGTGGCCGCGAAGCGGCGACACTGATGCGCGACTGGGGCAACGGCATACTGCGCGGCCGCTTTGCCCCAGAGGCACGCATCCCCAAGCAGGCTACGCTAGCCCACCGGCCCCTGCACCTGTGCATAAAAGGCGACCCCTTCGCCCCGGTTGGCGCCACGCGCCGGCTAGCGGCCCTGGTTCAAGGGGAAGTCCGCGAAGTCGCCCCCACCTTCCCGCATGGCAACCCACACCTGAGCTGGATCAAGAACCCGGAACCGGTAGTAGAAATAATTGAACAATGGATTGAGGGGGATAGCGCGCCAGACGTCATACAGGCATAG
- the rpsF gene encoding 30S ribosomal protein S6 produces the protein MRHYEIVFLVHPDQSEQVPGMVERYTATIKESGGSVHRLEDWGRRRLAYPINKIHKAHYILMNVECTEEALGELTTNFKYNDAVLRNLVIREDEAVTEESPIMKAEKESRERKAARAERSERRERAEREESSSEGAQEAKSSDTTEDEE, from the coding sequence ATGCGTCATTACGAAATTGTATTCCTGGTTCACCCGGACCAGAGCGAGCAGGTACCCGGCATGGTCGAGCGTTACACTGCGACCATCAAAGAGAGCGGTGGCAGCGTTCACCGTCTGGAAGACTGGGGCCGCCGTCGTCTGGCTTACCCGATCAACAAGATCCACAAGGCTCACTACATTCTGATGAATGTTGAGTGTACTGAAGAAGCGCTGGGCGAACTGACCACCAACTTCAAGTACAACGACGCCGTGCTGCGCAACCTGGTGATCCGCGAAGATGAAGCGGTTACCGAAGAAAGCCCGATCATGAAGGCTGAAAAAGAGTCCCGCGAGCGCAAAGCTGCGCGCGCAGAACGCTCTGAGCGTCGCGAGCGCGCCGAACGTGAAGAATCTTCTTCCGAAGGCGCCCAGGAAGCTAAGTCTTCCGACACCACTGAAGACGAAGAGTAA
- the rpsR gene encoding 30S ribosomal protein S18, which translates to MARFFRRRKFCRFTAEGVKRIDYKDLDTLKAYVSETGKIVPSRITGTKAKYQRQLATAVKRARYIALLPYTDSHEA; encoded by the coding sequence ATGGCACGTTTTTTCCGTCGTCGTAAGTTCTGCCGTTTCACCGCTGAAGGCGTAAAGCGTATCGACTACAAAGATCTCGATACCCTGAAAGCCTACGTTTCTGAAACTGGCAAAATCGTACCGAGCCGTATCACTGGCACCAAAGCCAAGTATCAGCGTCAGCTGGCCACCGCGGTCAAGCGCGCGCGTTACATTGCGCTGCTGCCGTACACGGACAGCCACGAAGCCTAA
- the rplI gene encoding 50S ribosomal protein L9 — protein sequence MEVILLDKVGKLGNVGDRVEVKAGYGRNFLLPTGKAVLANAANVAEFEAKRAELEAAAAAKVSEAEGRAAQLVELAVTIAANAGDEGKLFGSIGTRDIAEAITAAGVAVSKAEVKLPEGALRELGEYDVDVQLHADVISSVKVVVEAE from the coding sequence ATGGAAGTTATTCTGCTCGACAAAGTAGGCAAACTGGGCAACGTGGGCGACCGCGTTGAAGTAAAAGCCGGTTACGGCCGCAACTTCCTGCTGCCTACCGGTAAAGCCGTACTGGCCAACGCAGCAAACGTTGCTGAGTTCGAAGCCAAGCGCGCTGAACTGGAAGCAGCTGCTGCTGCAAAAGTAAGCGAAGCTGAAGGCCGCGCTGCCCAGCTGGTTGAACTGGCTGTGACCATCGCCGCTAACGCTGGCGACGAAGGCAAGCTGTTCGGCTCCATCGGCACTCGCGATATCGCGGAAGCGATCACCGCTGCCGGTGTTGCAGTAAGCAAGGCTGAAGTGAAGCTGCCGGAAGGCGCTCTGCGTGAACTGGGCGAGTACGACGTAGACGTACAGCTGCACGCCGACGTAATCAGCAGCGTGAAGGTTGTTGTAGAAGCCGAATAA